In Microplitis mediator isolate UGA2020A chromosome 2, iyMicMedi2.1, whole genome shotgun sequence, a single window of DNA contains:
- the LOC130662982 gene encoding glycogen debranching enzyme-like isoform X2 — protein sequence MANTENNIDDTCEDDVRILTLNKGEHQDGILFRVKKGWQVEFRLGPSLFGKSVDIFTNHPLTDDKKFDRHTYYQLRWVNDAAVVRVSFAGSFHYYITDAKEKNEIKPLASGYVLVEPELRIGENKKLPLDCVQCQTVLSKCLGVFSSWREKLLVSKNSGYNMIHFTPIQELGGSKSAYSLSDQLKLNPGFNDSKDKPVTFYDIEKLTNELRNEMNVLSICDIVLNHTANESSFLVGHPECSYNCLNCPHLRPAYLLDAALFELTVQVAAEEWEFKGIPSVVETEDHLNSIRHALHTYFLPLVKIHELFTLDIDQIVGEFLNLARSQIPQEPDQQSSDKENTIKIIQDPQFRRLKASVDMKLALRIYNIYRQDCFDEETRLKRCAEEFRKTIQGLNEAIVTEVQNHLNAAVENTVASIRYFRVQDDGPRLKEVSARNPLTARYFTDYGSPQSLIERETIMYSDNGCYLMAHNGWVMNSDPLKNFADRDSNVYLRRELIAWGDSVKLRYGDKPEDSPFLWKHMTEYVEQTARIFDGVRLDNCHSTPIPVAEYLLDAARRVRPDLYVVAELFTNSDQKDNIFVNRLGITSLIREAMSAWDSHEEGRLIYRYGGEPVGAFFQSKQRPLAPGIAHALFMDQTHDNPSPVEKRSVFDLLPSAALVSMACCASGSNRGYDELVPHHIHVVDENREYTAWNEKEATDSNAKYVSSMTGIIAAKRAFNNLHYVLGNEGFSQVFVDQMDPDIVAVTRHSPKTHETVVLVAFTAFHHPDSNATDLRRHVRPLRVEGVVEEIIFEARLTYKSDKNESPFKFPDKHIKDDDYINGLKNYAVDIREHIQIPDSKIVEKGESGDLKITQLNFVNFQPGSVIAIRVLLHSNIKPALAKLNQVIYSVTMDAKFPESELQAIIARMSLPDMNKALFCCDQEEREETADHFGVYNIPAYGPLVYAGLQGVISLLAEIRPHNDLGHPLCVNLREGNWLIDYIWQRLKNYEGTLELSKWFEQAAEPFKLIPRYLVPSYFDVLVVNVYVMLLDRCYSLMPPFVQDGSTFVRLMSLSSIQVSGIVKSAQLPELSPNLSPPRPKVIDKEGNKEQMCTTISAGLPHFAVGYMRNWGRDTFIALRGILLLTGRHEEARFIILGFAGTLRHGLIPNLLDSGVNPRFNCRDAVWWWLYTIKCYVEQVPDGVKILSDKVSRLFPTDDSPALPAGKVDQPLHDVIQEALTVHFQGLCFRERNAGKQIDEHMTDRGFNNQIGVHPDTGFIFGGNDANCGTWMDKMGSSEKAGNKGKPATPRDGSAVEIVGLSKAALSFFAELYKQNLFPYGSVQRRNRDGTSTTWSYKQWADRITDNFEKYFYVNEVPTEGEMNPELIHRRGIYKDSHGATQPWANYQLRPNFPVAMVAAPEMFNPQHAWTALQSAEKILLGPLGMKTLDPADWAYDGNYDNSNDSTDTKLAHGWNYHQGPEWLWPIGFFLRARLHFAPLVGGDEELTRTIQSTEAIISKHLIEASSNHWRGLPELTNKDGAYCRDSCRTQAWSASAIIEVLDEINKLKSRQSQSQSQPQSNTPNKLN from the exons ATGGCTAACACTGAGAATAATATTGATGACACATGTGAAGATGATGTGAGAATTTTGACGTTGAATAAAGGAGAGCATCAGGATGGAATTTTATTTAGAgttaaaaaag gaTGGCAAGTAGAATTTCGTCTTGGACCATCACTATTTGGTAAATCTGTTGATATATTCACCAATCATCCTTTAAcggatgataaaaaatttgatagacATACTTACTATCAACTGAGATGGGTAAATGATGCTGCTGTTGTGAGGGTTTCTTTCGCTGGatcatttcattattatataaCTGATGCAAA aGAGAAGAATGAAATAAAACCATTGGCTTCAGGGTACGTTTTAGTAGAACCAGAACTACGAAttggtgaaaataaaaaattgccgTTAGATTGTGTACAATGTCAGACAGTTTTGTCAAAATGTCTGGGCGTGTTTTCGAGCTGGCGCGAAAAATTATTGgtatcgaaaaattcgggcTATAATATGATACATTTTACCCCAATACAAGAGCTGGGAGGTTCTAAGTCGGCGTACAGTTTGAGTGATCAGTTGAAACTCAATCCTGGGTTCAATGACAGCAAAGATAAACCAGTGACGTTTTATGATATAGAAAAATTGACGAACGAATTGAGGAATGAGATGAATGTTTTGTCGATTTGCGATATTGTACTCAACCATACGGCTAATGAGAGTTCCTTTTTGGTTGGTCATCCGGAGTGTTCGTACAATTGTTTAAATTGCCCGCACTTACGTCCCGCATATCTTCTCGACGCCGCGCTGTTTGAATTGACGGTGCAGGTCGCAGCTGAAGAATGGGAGTTTAAAGGAATACCTAGTGTTGTCGAGACTGAGGATCATTTAAATTCGATCCGTCATGCGCTGCATACATATTTTCTACCGTTAGTTAAAATTCACGAACTTTTCACGTTGGATATTGATCAAATCGTTGGCGAGTTTTTAAACTTAGCACGTTCTCAAATACCTCAGGAACCTGATCAGCAGTCTTCGGATAAAGAAAATacgattaaaataattcaagatCCTCAGTTCCGTCGATTGAAAGCTTCAGTTGATATGAAATTGGCGTTAcgtatttacaatatttacagACAAGATTGTTTTGACGAAGAGACGCGTTTGAAACGCTGCGCTGAAGAGTTTCGTAAAACAATCCAAGGGCTAAATGAAGCGATAGTCACTGAAGTACAAAATCATTTGAATGCTGCTGTAGAGAATACCGTCGCCTCGATACGTTACTTCCGCGTGCAAGACGATGGGCCCAGACTAAAAGAAGTCAGCGCAAGAAATCCACTGACTGCTCGGTACTTTACGGACTACGGATCACCTCAGTCATTAATAGAACGTGAAACGATAATGTACTCAGACAATGGCTGCTACTTGATGGCACACAACGGCTGGGTAATGAACAGCGAcccgttgaaaaattttgccgACCGCGATTCAAACGTTTACTTGCGTAGGGAATTAATCGCTTGGGGAGACAGCGTTAAATTACGTTACGGCGATAAGCCTGAAGACAGTCCATTCCTTTGGAAGCATATGACAGAGTACGTTGAGCAAACAGCCAGGATTTTTGACGGAGTAAGACTGGATAATTGTCACTCTACTCCTATTCCAGTTGCTGAGTATCTCTTGGATGCAGCGCGACGCGTTCGACCAGACTTGTACGTTGTCGCGGAGCTCTTTACTAACTCTGATCAGAAGGACAACATATTTGTCAATAGATTGGGTATCACTTCGTTAATTCGTGAGGCGATGTCCGCGTGGGACAGCCATGAAGAGGGACGTTTGATTTATCGGTACGGCGGCGAACCCGTGGGAGCTTTCTTTCAATCAAAGCAGCGTCCACTGGCACCCGGTATCGCGCATGCACTTTTTATGGATCAAACCCATGACAATCCGAGTCCCGTTGAAAAGCGAAGTGTTTTTGATCTATTGCCCTCGGCAGCTTTAGTTAGCATGGCTTGTTGTGCTAGCGGCAGCAACCGCGGGTACGATGAGTTGGTGCCCCATCACATTCATGTTGTTGATGAAAACAGAGAGTATACAGCATGGAATGAAAAAGAAGCAACTGATAGTAACGCTAAATATGTTTCAAGTATGACGGGTATAATTGCGGCTAAAAGAGCTTTCAATAATTTACATTACGTTCTGGGTAATGAAGGATTTTCTCAAGTATTTGTTGACCAAATGGACCCCGACATTGTCGCAGTTACGCGGCATTCGCCAAAGACACACGAGACTGTTGTATTGGTTGCGTTCACGGCTTTCCATCATCCGGACTCAAATGCTACTGATTTACGAAGACACGTTAGGCCGTTGAGAGTTGAAGGAGTCGttgaagaaattattttcgaagCACGATTAACCTacaaaagtgataaaaatgaGTCGCCATTTAAATTTCCTGATAAACATATCAAAGATGATGATTACATCAACGGTCTAAAGAATTACGCTGTTGATATTCGCGAGCATATACAGATTCCCGACTCTAAAATAGTCGAAAAAGGAGAATCgggagatttaaaaataacgcaGTTGAATTTCGTTAACTTCCAGCCGGGTTCCGTCATCGCTATTCGCGTGTTGCTGCACTCTAACATAAAACCAGCGTTAGCTAAATTAAACCAAGTAATTTATTCAGTTACTATGGATGCTAAATTTCCGGAATCAGAACTCCAGGCGATTATTGCTCGCATGAGTCTACCGGACATGAACAAAGCGCTGTTCTGCTGCGACCAAGAAGAACGCGAAGAAACCGCTGACCACTTTGGAGTCTACAATATTCCTGCATACGGTCCGCTAGTTTACGCAGGACTCCAGGGTGTCATTTCGCTTCTCGCAGAAATACGCCCTCACAATGATCTAGGTCATCCTTTGTGCGTAAATTTGCGTGAAGGCAACTGGCTGATTGATTACATATGGCAGcgtttgaaaaattatgaagGAACACTGGAGCTGAGCAAGTGGTTTGAACAAGCAGCTGAACCATTCAAATTAATCCCTCGTTATCTAGTCCCCAGTTACTTTGATGTACTTGTCGTTAATGTTTATGTGATGCTGCTAGATCGCTGTTACTCATTAATGCCACCATTTGTACAAGACGGCAGCACTTTTGTTAGATTAATGTCTCTAAGTTCCATACAAGTCAGCGGTATTGTAAAATCGGCTCAATTACCTGAGCTCTCACCGAACTTATCACCACCGCGGCCAAAAGTAATTGACAAAGAAGGCAATAAAGAGCAAATGTGTACTACAATATCCGCAGGATTACCTCATTTTGCGGTTGGTTACATGAGAAACTGGGGTCGCGATACTTTTATCGCACTACGGGGTATTTTATTGCTGACCGGTCGGCATGAAGAAGCTAGATTCATTATTTTAGGGTTTGCCGGTACTCTGAGACATGGTTTGATTCCCAATCTATTAGACTCTGGTGTCAATCCAAGATTCAATTGCCGCGACGCTGTATGGTGGTGGCTGTACACTATCAAGTGTTACGTAGAACAAGTACCAgatggtgtaaaaattttgtcggACAAAGTTTCAAGACTGTTTCCTACTGACGATTCGCCGGCATTACCTGCTGGTAAAGTTGACCAGCCACTGCACGATGTCATCCAAGAAGCCTTGACTGTTCACTTCCAGGGACTGTGTTTCCGCGAAAGGAATGCCGGTAAACAAATTGACGAACATATGACAGACAGGGGTTTCAATAACCAAATCGGCGTGCACCCAGATACGGGATTTATTTTTGGAGGCAATGACGCAAACTGCGGCACGTGGATGGACAAAATGGGCTCGTCTGAGAAAGCTGGTAACAAAGGAAAACCCGCGACACCGCGAGATGGTTCAGCTGTCGAAATAGTTGGACTGAGTAAAGCCGCGCTGTCATTTTTCGCGGAGCtgtataaacaaaatttgtttccTTATGGCAGCGTTCAAAGACGGAATCGCGATGGTACGAGTACTACTTGGAGCTACAAGCAGTGGGCTGATCGTATTACCGATAACtttgaaaagtatttttacgTAAACGAAGTACCAACTGAAGGTGAAATGAACCCTGAGTTGATTCACCGAAGAGGAATTTACAAAGACAGCCATGGAGCGACTCAGCCCTGGGCTAACTACCAACTGAGGCCCAATTTCCCAGTCGCGATGGTCGCCGCACCCGAGATGTTTAATCCGCAGCACGCGTGGACCGCGTTGCAGTCAGCGGAAAAAATTCTTCTGGGCCCATTGGGGATGAAAACTCTTGACCCCGCTGACTGGGCTTACGACGGCAACTACGACAATTCGAACGATTCGACAGACACTAAACTGGCCCACGGATGGAATTATCACCAGGGTCCCGAGTGGCTCTGGCCCATTGGTTTCTTTTTGCGCGCACGTTTGCACTTCGCCCCTCTCGTCGGTGGCGACGAGGAACTGACACGTACTATCCAGTCGACTGAAGCCATCATCTCGAAACATTTGATCGAAGCTTCCTCTAATCACTGGAGAGGCCTACCGGAGTTGACAAACAAAGACGGAGCCTACTGCCGCGATAGCTGTCGCACTCAAGCTTGGAGCGCGTCTGCGATTATCGAAGTTTtagatgaaataaataaactaaaatcacGTCAGTCTCAATCGCAGTCACAGCCCCAGTCAAATAcaccaaataaattaaactga
- the LOC130662982 gene encoding glycogen debranching enzyme-like isoform X1, with the protein MGEVIGFGFIWKPLEMFVDKIVYLFRKICQWNYLKFIWSHAPADTMANTENNIDDTCEDDVRILTLNKGEHQDGILFRVKKGWQVEFRLGPSLFGKSVDIFTNHPLTDDKKFDRHTYYQLRWVNDAAVVRVSFAGSFHYYITDAKEKNEIKPLASGYVLVEPELRIGENKKLPLDCVQCQTVLSKCLGVFSSWREKLLVSKNSGYNMIHFTPIQELGGSKSAYSLSDQLKLNPGFNDSKDKPVTFYDIEKLTNELRNEMNVLSICDIVLNHTANESSFLVGHPECSYNCLNCPHLRPAYLLDAALFELTVQVAAEEWEFKGIPSVVETEDHLNSIRHALHTYFLPLVKIHELFTLDIDQIVGEFLNLARSQIPQEPDQQSSDKENTIKIIQDPQFRRLKASVDMKLALRIYNIYRQDCFDEETRLKRCAEEFRKTIQGLNEAIVTEVQNHLNAAVENTVASIRYFRVQDDGPRLKEVSARNPLTARYFTDYGSPQSLIERETIMYSDNGCYLMAHNGWVMNSDPLKNFADRDSNVYLRRELIAWGDSVKLRYGDKPEDSPFLWKHMTEYVEQTARIFDGVRLDNCHSTPIPVAEYLLDAARRVRPDLYVVAELFTNSDQKDNIFVNRLGITSLIREAMSAWDSHEEGRLIYRYGGEPVGAFFQSKQRPLAPGIAHALFMDQTHDNPSPVEKRSVFDLLPSAALVSMACCASGSNRGYDELVPHHIHVVDENREYTAWNEKEATDSNAKYVSSMTGIIAAKRAFNNLHYVLGNEGFSQVFVDQMDPDIVAVTRHSPKTHETVVLVAFTAFHHPDSNATDLRRHVRPLRVEGVVEEIIFEARLTYKSDKNESPFKFPDKHIKDDDYINGLKNYAVDIREHIQIPDSKIVEKGESGDLKITQLNFVNFQPGSVIAIRVLLHSNIKPALAKLNQVIYSVTMDAKFPESELQAIIARMSLPDMNKALFCCDQEEREETADHFGVYNIPAYGPLVYAGLQGVISLLAEIRPHNDLGHPLCVNLREGNWLIDYIWQRLKNYEGTLELSKWFEQAAEPFKLIPRYLVPSYFDVLVVNVYVMLLDRCYSLMPPFVQDGSTFVRLMSLSSIQVSGIVKSAQLPELSPNLSPPRPKVIDKEGNKEQMCTTISAGLPHFAVGYMRNWGRDTFIALRGILLLTGRHEEARFIILGFAGTLRHGLIPNLLDSGVNPRFNCRDAVWWWLYTIKCYVEQVPDGVKILSDKVSRLFPTDDSPALPAGKVDQPLHDVIQEALTVHFQGLCFRERNAGKQIDEHMTDRGFNNQIGVHPDTGFIFGGNDANCGTWMDKMGSSEKAGNKGKPATPRDGSAVEIVGLSKAALSFFAELYKQNLFPYGSVQRRNRDGTSTTWSYKQWADRITDNFEKYFYVNEVPTEGEMNPELIHRRGIYKDSHGATQPWANYQLRPNFPVAMVAAPEMFNPQHAWTALQSAEKILLGPLGMKTLDPADWAYDGNYDNSNDSTDTKLAHGWNYHQGPEWLWPIGFFLRARLHFAPLVGGDEELTRTIQSTEAIISKHLIEASSNHWRGLPELTNKDGAYCRDSCRTQAWSASAIIEVLDEINKLKSRQSQSQSQPQSNTPNKLN; encoded by the exons ATGGGCGAAGTGATTGGCTTTGGCTTTATTTGGAAACCTCTTGAGATGTTTGTGGACaagattgtttatttatttcggaAAATATGTCAATGGAATTACCTGAAATTTATCTGGTCCCAT GCACCGGCTGATACGATGGCTAACACTGAGAATAATATTGATGACACATGTGAAGATGATGTGAGAATTTTGACGTTGAATAAAGGAGAGCATCAGGATGGAATTTTATTTAGAgttaaaaaag gaTGGCAAGTAGAATTTCGTCTTGGACCATCACTATTTGGTAAATCTGTTGATATATTCACCAATCATCCTTTAAcggatgataaaaaatttgatagacATACTTACTATCAACTGAGATGGGTAAATGATGCTGCTGTTGTGAGGGTTTCTTTCGCTGGatcatttcattattatataaCTGATGCAAA aGAGAAGAATGAAATAAAACCATTGGCTTCAGGGTACGTTTTAGTAGAACCAGAACTACGAAttggtgaaaataaaaaattgccgTTAGATTGTGTACAATGTCAGACAGTTTTGTCAAAATGTCTGGGCGTGTTTTCGAGCTGGCGCGAAAAATTATTGgtatcgaaaaattcgggcTATAATATGATACATTTTACCCCAATACAAGAGCTGGGAGGTTCTAAGTCGGCGTACAGTTTGAGTGATCAGTTGAAACTCAATCCTGGGTTCAATGACAGCAAAGATAAACCAGTGACGTTTTATGATATAGAAAAATTGACGAACGAATTGAGGAATGAGATGAATGTTTTGTCGATTTGCGATATTGTACTCAACCATACGGCTAATGAGAGTTCCTTTTTGGTTGGTCATCCGGAGTGTTCGTACAATTGTTTAAATTGCCCGCACTTACGTCCCGCATATCTTCTCGACGCCGCGCTGTTTGAATTGACGGTGCAGGTCGCAGCTGAAGAATGGGAGTTTAAAGGAATACCTAGTGTTGTCGAGACTGAGGATCATTTAAATTCGATCCGTCATGCGCTGCATACATATTTTCTACCGTTAGTTAAAATTCACGAACTTTTCACGTTGGATATTGATCAAATCGTTGGCGAGTTTTTAAACTTAGCACGTTCTCAAATACCTCAGGAACCTGATCAGCAGTCTTCGGATAAAGAAAATacgattaaaataattcaagatCCTCAGTTCCGTCGATTGAAAGCTTCAGTTGATATGAAATTGGCGTTAcgtatttacaatatttacagACAAGATTGTTTTGACGAAGAGACGCGTTTGAAACGCTGCGCTGAAGAGTTTCGTAAAACAATCCAAGGGCTAAATGAAGCGATAGTCACTGAAGTACAAAATCATTTGAATGCTGCTGTAGAGAATACCGTCGCCTCGATACGTTACTTCCGCGTGCAAGACGATGGGCCCAGACTAAAAGAAGTCAGCGCAAGAAATCCACTGACTGCTCGGTACTTTACGGACTACGGATCACCTCAGTCATTAATAGAACGTGAAACGATAATGTACTCAGACAATGGCTGCTACTTGATGGCACACAACGGCTGGGTAATGAACAGCGAcccgttgaaaaattttgccgACCGCGATTCAAACGTTTACTTGCGTAGGGAATTAATCGCTTGGGGAGACAGCGTTAAATTACGTTACGGCGATAAGCCTGAAGACAGTCCATTCCTTTGGAAGCATATGACAGAGTACGTTGAGCAAACAGCCAGGATTTTTGACGGAGTAAGACTGGATAATTGTCACTCTACTCCTATTCCAGTTGCTGAGTATCTCTTGGATGCAGCGCGACGCGTTCGACCAGACTTGTACGTTGTCGCGGAGCTCTTTACTAACTCTGATCAGAAGGACAACATATTTGTCAATAGATTGGGTATCACTTCGTTAATTCGTGAGGCGATGTCCGCGTGGGACAGCCATGAAGAGGGACGTTTGATTTATCGGTACGGCGGCGAACCCGTGGGAGCTTTCTTTCAATCAAAGCAGCGTCCACTGGCACCCGGTATCGCGCATGCACTTTTTATGGATCAAACCCATGACAATCCGAGTCCCGTTGAAAAGCGAAGTGTTTTTGATCTATTGCCCTCGGCAGCTTTAGTTAGCATGGCTTGTTGTGCTAGCGGCAGCAACCGCGGGTACGATGAGTTGGTGCCCCATCACATTCATGTTGTTGATGAAAACAGAGAGTATACAGCATGGAATGAAAAAGAAGCAACTGATAGTAACGCTAAATATGTTTCAAGTATGACGGGTATAATTGCGGCTAAAAGAGCTTTCAATAATTTACATTACGTTCTGGGTAATGAAGGATTTTCTCAAGTATTTGTTGACCAAATGGACCCCGACATTGTCGCAGTTACGCGGCATTCGCCAAAGACACACGAGACTGTTGTATTGGTTGCGTTCACGGCTTTCCATCATCCGGACTCAAATGCTACTGATTTACGAAGACACGTTAGGCCGTTGAGAGTTGAAGGAGTCGttgaagaaattattttcgaagCACGATTAACCTacaaaagtgataaaaatgaGTCGCCATTTAAATTTCCTGATAAACATATCAAAGATGATGATTACATCAACGGTCTAAAGAATTACGCTGTTGATATTCGCGAGCATATACAGATTCCCGACTCTAAAATAGTCGAAAAAGGAGAATCgggagatttaaaaataacgcaGTTGAATTTCGTTAACTTCCAGCCGGGTTCCGTCATCGCTATTCGCGTGTTGCTGCACTCTAACATAAAACCAGCGTTAGCTAAATTAAACCAAGTAATTTATTCAGTTACTATGGATGCTAAATTTCCGGAATCAGAACTCCAGGCGATTATTGCTCGCATGAGTCTACCGGACATGAACAAAGCGCTGTTCTGCTGCGACCAAGAAGAACGCGAAGAAACCGCTGACCACTTTGGAGTCTACAATATTCCTGCATACGGTCCGCTAGTTTACGCAGGACTCCAGGGTGTCATTTCGCTTCTCGCAGAAATACGCCCTCACAATGATCTAGGTCATCCTTTGTGCGTAAATTTGCGTGAAGGCAACTGGCTGATTGATTACATATGGCAGcgtttgaaaaattatgaagGAACACTGGAGCTGAGCAAGTGGTTTGAACAAGCAGCTGAACCATTCAAATTAATCCCTCGTTATCTAGTCCCCAGTTACTTTGATGTACTTGTCGTTAATGTTTATGTGATGCTGCTAGATCGCTGTTACTCATTAATGCCACCATTTGTACAAGACGGCAGCACTTTTGTTAGATTAATGTCTCTAAGTTCCATACAAGTCAGCGGTATTGTAAAATCGGCTCAATTACCTGAGCTCTCACCGAACTTATCACCACCGCGGCCAAAAGTAATTGACAAAGAAGGCAATAAAGAGCAAATGTGTACTACAATATCCGCAGGATTACCTCATTTTGCGGTTGGTTACATGAGAAACTGGGGTCGCGATACTTTTATCGCACTACGGGGTATTTTATTGCTGACCGGTCGGCATGAAGAAGCTAGATTCATTATTTTAGGGTTTGCCGGTACTCTGAGACATGGTTTGATTCCCAATCTATTAGACTCTGGTGTCAATCCAAGATTCAATTGCCGCGACGCTGTATGGTGGTGGCTGTACACTATCAAGTGTTACGTAGAACAAGTACCAgatggtgtaaaaattttgtcggACAAAGTTTCAAGACTGTTTCCTACTGACGATTCGCCGGCATTACCTGCTGGTAAAGTTGACCAGCCACTGCACGATGTCATCCAAGAAGCCTTGACTGTTCACTTCCAGGGACTGTGTTTCCGCGAAAGGAATGCCGGTAAACAAATTGACGAACATATGACAGACAGGGGTTTCAATAACCAAATCGGCGTGCACCCAGATACGGGATTTATTTTTGGAGGCAATGACGCAAACTGCGGCACGTGGATGGACAAAATGGGCTCGTCTGAGAAAGCTGGTAACAAAGGAAAACCCGCGACACCGCGAGATGGTTCAGCTGTCGAAATAGTTGGACTGAGTAAAGCCGCGCTGTCATTTTTCGCGGAGCtgtataaacaaaatttgtttccTTATGGCAGCGTTCAAAGACGGAATCGCGATGGTACGAGTACTACTTGGAGCTACAAGCAGTGGGCTGATCGTATTACCGATAACtttgaaaagtatttttacgTAAACGAAGTACCAACTGAAGGTGAAATGAACCCTGAGTTGATTCACCGAAGAGGAATTTACAAAGACAGCCATGGAGCGACTCAGCCCTGGGCTAACTACCAACTGAGGCCCAATTTCCCAGTCGCGATGGTCGCCGCACCCGAGATGTTTAATCCGCAGCACGCGTGGACCGCGTTGCAGTCAGCGGAAAAAATTCTTCTGGGCCCATTGGGGATGAAAACTCTTGACCCCGCTGACTGGGCTTACGACGGCAACTACGACAATTCGAACGATTCGACAGACACTAAACTGGCCCACGGATGGAATTATCACCAGGGTCCCGAGTGGCTCTGGCCCATTGGTTTCTTTTTGCGCGCACGTTTGCACTTCGCCCCTCTCGTCGGTGGCGACGAGGAACTGACACGTACTATCCAGTCGACTGAAGCCATCATCTCGAAACATTTGATCGAAGCTTCCTCTAATCACTGGAGAGGCCTACCGGAGTTGACAAACAAAGACGGAGCCTACTGCCGCGATAGCTGTCGCACTCAAGCTTGGAGCGCGTCTGCGATTATCGAAGTTTtagatgaaataaataaactaaaatcacGTCAGTCTCAATCGCAGTCACAGCCCCAGTCAAATAcaccaaataaattaaactga